A window from Mangifera indica cultivar Alphonso chromosome 2, CATAS_Mindica_2.1, whole genome shotgun sequence encodes these proteins:
- the LOC123209214 gene encoding methyl-CpG-binding domain-containing protein 7-like isoform X2, producing the protein MDEEKSSPSSQFEQETSRGLQIVDSTTSSVFQLPPGWSVKECHRINSPSNPGRIDKPESGRRFRSLISIQKYLSRDTEDTIMPKRMKSDNKNYMQIVPFNTKSGSSYGLPDNWVVQERPRIRGRIIDKYYIETGTGLCLRSRIAVERYLAAGKEVPSTSNAKSDDQLTVCLMNEDISDENQSLSIIMKHLREAGKLKSTPMCLKPDSPAPSKNSSFEEKHSSDAAVNPSTLDFSSLPAKVKWVLGGPVGNMWNPFVGESVVPESVKQEWFETFVDSIQLQATDNGGA; encoded by the exons ATGGATGAGGAGAAATCGTCACCGTCGAGTCAATTTGAACAAGAAACATCAAGGGGGTTGCAGATAGTGGACAGCACAACCTCATCAGTTTTCCAATTGCCTCCTGGTTGGTCTGTCAAAGAATGTCACCGTATTAACTCTCCGAGCAACCCCGGCCGTATCGACAAg CCTGAGTCTGGACGACGGTTTCGTTCCCTGATATCCATTCAGAAATATCTGAGCAGGGATACAGAAGACACAATTATGCCTAAGAGAATGAAGTCtgacaataaaaattat ATGCAAATCGTACCCTTCAACACCAAGAGTGGCTCATCGTATGGACTGCCCGATAATTGGGTTGTTCAGGAAAGGCCTCGTATTAGAGGCAGAATCATTGACAAG TATTACATTGAGACAGGGACTGGACTGTGTCTCCGTTCTCGGATAGCTGTTGAGAGATACCTTGCAGCAGGGAAAGAAGTTCCATCCACAAGCAATGCAAAATCAGATGATCAATTAACTGTGTGTTTGATG AATGAAGATATCTCTGATGAGAACCAATCCCTGAGCATCATAATGAAACACCTTAGAGAGGCAGGAAAGCTTAAATCTACACCAATGTGTCTAAAACCAGACAGTCCAGCA CCTTCAAAGAATTCTAGCTTTGAGGAGAAACATAGTTCTGACGCAGCAGTTAATCCTTCAACACTTGATTTTTCCAGCCTACCAGCAAAAGTGAAATGGGTTCTTGGTGGCCCTGTAGGAAATATGTGGAATCCTTTTGTGGGTGAATCTGTGGTCCCAGAATCTGTGAAGCAAGAATGGTTTGAGACATTTGTAGACTCTATACAGTTACAGG CTACTGATAATGGAGGCGCCTGA
- the LOC123209214 gene encoding methyl-CpG-binding domain-containing protein 7-like isoform X1 has protein sequence MDEEKSSPSSQFEQETSRGLQIVDSTTSSVFQLPPGWSVKECHRINSPSNPGRIDKYYYQPESGRRFRSLISIQKYLSRDTEDTIMPKRMKSDNKNYMQIVPFNTKSGSSYGLPDNWVVQERPRIRGRIIDKYYIETGTGLCLRSRIAVERYLAAGKEVPSTSNAKSDDQLTVCLMNEDISDENQSLSIIMKHLREAGKLKSTPMCLKPDSPAPSKNSSFEEKHSSDAAVNPSTLDFSSLPAKVKWVLGGPVGNMWNPFVGESVVPESVKQEWFETFVDSIQLQATDNGGA, from the exons ATGGATGAGGAGAAATCGTCACCGTCGAGTCAATTTGAACAAGAAACATCAAGGGGGTTGCAGATAGTGGACAGCACAACCTCATCAGTTTTCCAATTGCCTCCTGGTTGGTCTGTCAAAGAATGTCACCGTATTAACTCTCCGAGCAACCCCGGCCGTATCGACAAg TATTACTACCAGCCTGAGTCTGGACGACGGTTTCGTTCCCTGATATCCATTCAGAAATATCTGAGCAGGGATACAGAAGACACAATTATGCCTAAGAGAATGAAGTCtgacaataaaaattat ATGCAAATCGTACCCTTCAACACCAAGAGTGGCTCATCGTATGGACTGCCCGATAATTGGGTTGTTCAGGAAAGGCCTCGTATTAGAGGCAGAATCATTGACAAG TATTACATTGAGACAGGGACTGGACTGTGTCTCCGTTCTCGGATAGCTGTTGAGAGATACCTTGCAGCAGGGAAAGAAGTTCCATCCACAAGCAATGCAAAATCAGATGATCAATTAACTGTGTGTTTGATG AATGAAGATATCTCTGATGAGAACCAATCCCTGAGCATCATAATGAAACACCTTAGAGAGGCAGGAAAGCTTAAATCTACACCAATGTGTCTAAAACCAGACAGTCCAGCA CCTTCAAAGAATTCTAGCTTTGAGGAGAAACATAGTTCTGACGCAGCAGTTAATCCTTCAACACTTGATTTTTCCAGCCTACCAGCAAAAGTGAAATGGGTTCTTGGTGGCCCTGTAGGAAATATGTGGAATCCTTTTGTGGGTGAATCTGTGGTCCCAGAATCTGTGAAGCAAGAATGGTTTGAGACATTTGTAGACTCTATACAGTTACAGG CTACTGATAATGGAGGCGCCTGA
- the LOC123209214 gene encoding methyl-CpG-binding domain-containing protein 7-like isoform X4: protein MDEEKSSPSSQFEQETSRGLQIVDSTTSSVFQLPPGWSVKECHRINSPSNPGRIDKYYYQPESGRRFRSLISIQKYLSRDTEDTIMPKRMKSDNKNYMQIVPFNTKSGSSYGLPDNWVVQERPRIRGRIIDKYYIETGTGLCLRSRIAVERYLAAGKEVPSTSNAKSDDQLTVCLMPSKNSSFEEKHSSDAAVNPSTLDFSSLPAKVKWVLGGPVGNMWNPFVGESVVPESVKQEWFETFVDSIQLQATDNGGA, encoded by the exons ATGGATGAGGAGAAATCGTCACCGTCGAGTCAATTTGAACAAGAAACATCAAGGGGGTTGCAGATAGTGGACAGCACAACCTCATCAGTTTTCCAATTGCCTCCTGGTTGGTCTGTCAAAGAATGTCACCGTATTAACTCTCCGAGCAACCCCGGCCGTATCGACAAg TATTACTACCAGCCTGAGTCTGGACGACGGTTTCGTTCCCTGATATCCATTCAGAAATATCTGAGCAGGGATACAGAAGACACAATTATGCCTAAGAGAATGAAGTCtgacaataaaaattat ATGCAAATCGTACCCTTCAACACCAAGAGTGGCTCATCGTATGGACTGCCCGATAATTGGGTTGTTCAGGAAAGGCCTCGTATTAGAGGCAGAATCATTGACAAG TATTACATTGAGACAGGGACTGGACTGTGTCTCCGTTCTCGGATAGCTGTTGAGAGATACCTTGCAGCAGGGAAAGAAGTTCCATCCACAAGCAATGCAAAATCAGATGATCAATTAACTGTGTGTTTGATG CCTTCAAAGAATTCTAGCTTTGAGGAGAAACATAGTTCTGACGCAGCAGTTAATCCTTCAACACTTGATTTTTCCAGCCTACCAGCAAAAGTGAAATGGGTTCTTGGTGGCCCTGTAGGAAATATGTGGAATCCTTTTGTGGGTGAATCTGTGGTCCCAGAATCTGTGAAGCAAGAATGGTTTGAGACATTTGTAGACTCTATACAGTTACAGG CTACTGATAATGGAGGCGCCTGA
- the LOC123209214 gene encoding methyl-CpG-binding domain-containing protein 7-like isoform X3 has translation MQNLKAWNISKASKKIYVTIHIFVYLNEWMYYYQPESGRRFRSLISIQKYLSRDTEDTIMPKRMKSDNKNYMQIVPFNTKSGSSYGLPDNWVVQERPRIRGRIIDKYYIETGTGLCLRSRIAVERYLAAGKEVPSTSNAKSDDQLTVCLMNEDISDENQSLSIIMKHLREAGKLKSTPMCLKPDSPAPSKNSSFEEKHSSDAAVNPSTLDFSSLPAKVKWVLGGPVGNMWNPFVGESVVPESVKQEWFETFVDSIQLQATDNGGA, from the exons ATGCAAAACTTGAAAGCGTGGAACATTTCTAAAGCaagcaaaaaaatttatgtaactATCCACATATTTGTGTACCTGAATGAATGGATG TATTACTACCAGCCTGAGTCTGGACGACGGTTTCGTTCCCTGATATCCATTCAGAAATATCTGAGCAGGGATACAGAAGACACAATTATGCCTAAGAGAATGAAGTCtgacaataaaaattat ATGCAAATCGTACCCTTCAACACCAAGAGTGGCTCATCGTATGGACTGCCCGATAATTGGGTTGTTCAGGAAAGGCCTCGTATTAGAGGCAGAATCATTGACAAG TATTACATTGAGACAGGGACTGGACTGTGTCTCCGTTCTCGGATAGCTGTTGAGAGATACCTTGCAGCAGGGAAAGAAGTTCCATCCACAAGCAATGCAAAATCAGATGATCAATTAACTGTGTGTTTGATG AATGAAGATATCTCTGATGAGAACCAATCCCTGAGCATCATAATGAAACACCTTAGAGAGGCAGGAAAGCTTAAATCTACACCAATGTGTCTAAAACCAGACAGTCCAGCA CCTTCAAAGAATTCTAGCTTTGAGGAGAAACATAGTTCTGACGCAGCAGTTAATCCTTCAACACTTGATTTTTCCAGCCTACCAGCAAAAGTGAAATGGGTTCTTGGTGGCCCTGTAGGAAATATGTGGAATCCTTTTGTGGGTGAATCTGTGGTCCCAGAATCTGTGAAGCAAGAATGGTTTGAGACATTTGTAGACTCTATACAGTTACAGG CTACTGATAATGGAGGCGCCTGA
- the LOC123209214 gene encoding methyl-CpG-binding domain-containing protein 7-like isoform X5, producing MPKRMKSDNKNYMQIVPFNTKSGSSYGLPDNWVVQERPRIRGRIIDKYYIETGTGLCLRSRIAVERYLAAGKEVPSTSNAKSDDQLTVCLMNEDISDENQSLSIIMKHLREAGKLKSTPMCLKPDSPAPSKNSSFEEKHSSDAAVNPSTLDFSSLPAKVKWVLGGPVGNMWNPFVGESVVPESVKQEWFETFVDSIQLQATDNGGA from the exons ATGCCTAAGAGAATGAAGTCtgacaataaaaattat ATGCAAATCGTACCCTTCAACACCAAGAGTGGCTCATCGTATGGACTGCCCGATAATTGGGTTGTTCAGGAAAGGCCTCGTATTAGAGGCAGAATCATTGACAAG TATTACATTGAGACAGGGACTGGACTGTGTCTCCGTTCTCGGATAGCTGTTGAGAGATACCTTGCAGCAGGGAAAGAAGTTCCATCCACAAGCAATGCAAAATCAGATGATCAATTAACTGTGTGTTTGATG AATGAAGATATCTCTGATGAGAACCAATCCCTGAGCATCATAATGAAACACCTTAGAGAGGCAGGAAAGCTTAAATCTACACCAATGTGTCTAAAACCAGACAGTCCAGCA CCTTCAAAGAATTCTAGCTTTGAGGAGAAACATAGTTCTGACGCAGCAGTTAATCCTTCAACACTTGATTTTTCCAGCCTACCAGCAAAAGTGAAATGGGTTCTTGGTGGCCCTGTAGGAAATATGTGGAATCCTTTTGTGGGTGAATCTGTGGTCCCAGAATCTGTGAAGCAAGAATGGTTTGAGACATTTGTAGACTCTATACAGTTACAGG CTACTGATAATGGAGGCGCCTGA